A single Lacerta agilis isolate rLacAgi1 chromosome 10, rLacAgi1.pri, whole genome shotgun sequence DNA region contains:
- the MGAT4C gene encoding alpha-1,3-mannosyl-glycoprotein 4-beta-N-acetylglucosaminyltransferase C isoform X1: protein MVENSKSKKEMPYAFLHMRFTLNYLDKMRCLRKRSAVSFLGVLVICLLFMNLYIEDSYVLDGDKQLIRETATHQLNSERYVHTFKDLSNFSGSINVSYRYLAGTPLLRKRYLTIGLSSVKRKKGNYLLETIKSIFEQSSYEELKEIAVVVHLAEFDSSWCDGMVQDISQKFAHHVIAGRLMVIHTPEEYYPVLDGLKRNYNDPEDRVKFRSKQNVDYAFLLNFCANLSDYYVMLEDDVRCAKNFLTVVKKVITSREGTYWVTLEFSKLGYIGKLYHSHDLPRLAHFLLMFYQEMPCDWLLIHFRGLLAQKDVIRFKPSLFQHMGYYSSYKGAENKLKDDDFEEDSFDLPDNPPANLHTNMNVFENYEASKAYSSVDEYFWGKAPSTGDFYMIVFEKPIKISRIKVVTGTEDRQNDILHHGALEVGEKIVGGKKGRQCTTFLRLGEFKNGNFEITGVEHKVLFDINCMRILVTKSQKEWLIIRSISIWTSQSPSQ from the exons GAGATGCCCTATGCCTTTCTCCATATGAGATTCACACTGAATTATCTGGACAAAATGAGATGCTTGAGAAAGCGGTCTGCAGTTTCCTTCCTAGGAGTCCTTGTCATCTGCTTGTTGTTCATGAATTTATACATTGAAGATAGCTATGTCTTG GATGGAGACAAACAGTTAATCAGAGAAACAGCCACACATCAATTAAACTCAGAGCGATACGTTCACACATTTAAAGATCTGTCCAATTTCTCAGGATCAATAAATGTTTCCTACCGCTATCTGGCTGGCACACCTTTGCTAAGAAAAA GGTATCTTACCATTGGACTGTCCTCtgtcaaaaggaaaaaggggaatTATTTGCTGGAGACAATCAAGTCCATCTTTGAGCAGTCAAGTTATGAAGAGCTGAAGGAAATTGCAGTAGTGGTCCACCTGGCAGAGTTTGATTCATCCTGGTGTGATGGGATGGTTCAGGATATTTCACAGAAATTTGCCCATCATGTAATTGCTGGGAGATTAATGGTGATCCATACGCCCGAAGAATACTACCCTGTATTGGATGGCCTTAAGAGAAATTACAATGACCCAGAGGACCGAGTGAAATTCCGTTCCAAGCAAAATGTAGACTATGCTTTCTTGCTTAACTTTTGTGCTAACCTTTCTGATTATTATGTGATGCTAGAAGATGATGTTCGGTGTGCAAAAAACTTCTTGACTGTTGTTAAGAAAGTCATAACCTCACGAGAAGGAACATACTGGGTGACGTTAGAATTTTCAAAGTTGGGCTACATTGGGAAGTTGTACCATTCCCATGATCTCCCTCGCCTGGCACATTTCTTGCTGATGTTCTACCAGGAAATGCCTTGTGACTGGCTGCTGATACATTTCCGTGGGCTGTTAGCTCAAAAGGATGTGATACGTTTCAAACCATCTCTCTTCCAGCATATGGGATATTATTCATCCTACAAGGGTGCTGAGAATAAATTGAAAGATGATGACTTTGAAGAGGATTCATTTGACCTTCCTGATAACCCACCTGCCAACCTGCACACTAACATGAATGTATTTGAAAACTACGAGGCAAGCAAGGCATATAGCAGCGTTGACGAGTACTTCTGGGGCAAAGCTCCCTCGACTGGAGATTTCTATATGATCGTCTTTGAAAAACCTATTAAAATTAGCAGAATTAAAGTTGTCACTGGGACAGAAGACCGACAAAATGATATCTTGCATCATGGGGCTCTGGAAGTTGGGGAAAAAATTGTTGGTGGCAAAAAAGGGAGGCAATGTACTACTTTCTTGCGACTAGGGGAGTTTAAAAATGGAAACTTTGAAATTACAGGTGTGGAGCACAAAGTTCTTTTTGATATTAACTGTATGAGAATACTTGTTACCAAAAGCCAAAAGGAATGGTTGATCATTCGGAGCATTAGCATATGGACTTCACAGAGCCCAAGTCAATAA
- the MGAT4C gene encoding alpha-1,3-mannosyl-glycoprotein 4-beta-N-acetylglucosaminyltransferase C isoform X2: protein MPYAFLHMRFTLNYLDKMRCLRKRSAVSFLGVLVICLLFMNLYIEDSYVLDGDKQLIRETATHQLNSERYVHTFKDLSNFSGSINVSYRYLAGTPLLRKRYLTIGLSSVKRKKGNYLLETIKSIFEQSSYEELKEIAVVVHLAEFDSSWCDGMVQDISQKFAHHVIAGRLMVIHTPEEYYPVLDGLKRNYNDPEDRVKFRSKQNVDYAFLLNFCANLSDYYVMLEDDVRCAKNFLTVVKKVITSREGTYWVTLEFSKLGYIGKLYHSHDLPRLAHFLLMFYQEMPCDWLLIHFRGLLAQKDVIRFKPSLFQHMGYYSSYKGAENKLKDDDFEEDSFDLPDNPPANLHTNMNVFENYEASKAYSSVDEYFWGKAPSTGDFYMIVFEKPIKISRIKVVTGTEDRQNDILHHGALEVGEKIVGGKKGRQCTTFLRLGEFKNGNFEITGVEHKVLFDINCMRILVTKSQKEWLIIRSISIWTSQSPSQ from the exons ATGCCCTATGCCTTTCTCCATATGAGATTCACACTGAATTATCTGGACAAAATGAGATGCTTGAGAAAGCGGTCTGCAGTTTCCTTCCTAGGAGTCCTTGTCATCTGCTTGTTGTTCATGAATTTATACATTGAAGATAGCTATGTCTTG GATGGAGACAAACAGTTAATCAGAGAAACAGCCACACATCAATTAAACTCAGAGCGATACGTTCACACATTTAAAGATCTGTCCAATTTCTCAGGATCAATAAATGTTTCCTACCGCTATCTGGCTGGCACACCTTTGCTAAGAAAAA GGTATCTTACCATTGGACTGTCCTCtgtcaaaaggaaaaaggggaatTATTTGCTGGAGACAATCAAGTCCATCTTTGAGCAGTCAAGTTATGAAGAGCTGAAGGAAATTGCAGTAGTGGTCCACCTGGCAGAGTTTGATTCATCCTGGTGTGATGGGATGGTTCAGGATATTTCACAGAAATTTGCCCATCATGTAATTGCTGGGAGATTAATGGTGATCCATACGCCCGAAGAATACTACCCTGTATTGGATGGCCTTAAGAGAAATTACAATGACCCAGAGGACCGAGTGAAATTCCGTTCCAAGCAAAATGTAGACTATGCTTTCTTGCTTAACTTTTGTGCTAACCTTTCTGATTATTATGTGATGCTAGAAGATGATGTTCGGTGTGCAAAAAACTTCTTGACTGTTGTTAAGAAAGTCATAACCTCACGAGAAGGAACATACTGGGTGACGTTAGAATTTTCAAAGTTGGGCTACATTGGGAAGTTGTACCATTCCCATGATCTCCCTCGCCTGGCACATTTCTTGCTGATGTTCTACCAGGAAATGCCTTGTGACTGGCTGCTGATACATTTCCGTGGGCTGTTAGCTCAAAAGGATGTGATACGTTTCAAACCATCTCTCTTCCAGCATATGGGATATTATTCATCCTACAAGGGTGCTGAGAATAAATTGAAAGATGATGACTTTGAAGAGGATTCATTTGACCTTCCTGATAACCCACCTGCCAACCTGCACACTAACATGAATGTATTTGAAAACTACGAGGCAAGCAAGGCATATAGCAGCGTTGACGAGTACTTCTGGGGCAAAGCTCCCTCGACTGGAGATTTCTATATGATCGTCTTTGAAAAACCTATTAAAATTAGCAGAATTAAAGTTGTCACTGGGACAGAAGACCGACAAAATGATATCTTGCATCATGGGGCTCTGGAAGTTGGGGAAAAAATTGTTGGTGGCAAAAAAGGGAGGCAATGTACTACTTTCTTGCGACTAGGGGAGTTTAAAAATGGAAACTTTGAAATTACAGGTGTGGAGCACAAAGTTCTTTTTGATATTAACTGTATGAGAATACTTGTTACCAAAAGCCAAAAGGAATGGTTGATCATTCGGAGCATTAGCATATGGACTTCACAGAGCCCAAGTCAATAA